One part of the Sulfolobus tengchongensis genome encodes these proteins:
- the cutA gene encoding glyceraldehyde dehydrogenase subunit alpha: MSYVGKPLKRLYDDKFVTGRSTYVDDIRMPALYAGFVRSTYPHARIKKIDVSDALKVNGIVAVFTSKEINPLLKGGIRPWPTYIDLRSFRYIERKAFPEDKAKYVGEPLAIVIGQDKYSVRDAIDKVVVDYEPIRAVTKMEEAEKDEVIIHEELKTNVSYKIPFKAGEVDKAFNEADKIVKVEAINERLIPNPMEPRGIISRYEAGTLTIWYSTQVPHYMRLEFSRIFGIPESKIRVSMPDVGGAFGSKVHLMPEELAVVASSIILGRPVRWTATRTEEMLASEARHNVFTGDVAVKKDGTILGIKGKLLLDLGAYMTVTAGIQPLIIPMMIPGPYKIRNLDIESVAVYTNTPPITMYRGASRPEATYIIERIMSTVADELGLDDVTIRERNLVTELPYTNPFGLRYDSGDYVGLLKEGVKRLGYYELKKWAEEERRKGHRVGVGLAYYLEICSFGPWEYAEIRVDERGDILVITGTTPHGQGTETAIAQIIADAFQVDISRVRVIWGDTDVVAASMGTYGSRSVTIGGSAAIKAAEKILDKMKRIAASTWNVDVQEVQYEKGEFKLRSDPSKRMSWDDVANVAYRSHDPGLVEKVIYENDVTFPYGVHIAVVEVDDTGIAKVLEYRAYDDIGKVINPALAEAQIHGGGVQAVGQALYEQALLNENGQLIVTYADYYVPTTVEAPKFTSIFAEQYHPSNYPTGSKGVGEAALIVGPAVIIRALEDAVGARFNKTPTTPEEILKAIMSKK; the protein is encoded by the coding sequence ATGAGTTATGTGGGTAAACCGTTAAAAAGGCTATATGATGATAAATTCGTCACTGGCAGGAGCACATATGTTGACGACATCAGAATGCCAGCACTGTACGCGGGATTTGTCAGAAGTACCTATCCTCATGCACGCATTAAGAAGATTGATGTAAGTGACGCGTTAAAAGTTAATGGAATAGTAGCTGTATTTACTTCAAAGGAAATAAATCCATTGTTAAAGGGTGGAATTAGACCCTGGCCTACATATATAGATCTTAGATCCTTCAGATATATTGAGAGAAAGGCATTTCCCGAGGATAAGGCTAAATATGTAGGGGAACCATTAGCGATTGTTATTGGTCAAGATAAATATAGTGTCAGAGATGCAATAGATAAGGTGGTAGTAGACTACGAACCAATAAGGGCAGTTACAAAAATGGAAGAGGCTGAGAAGGATGAGGTGATAATTCATGAGGAGTTGAAGACAAATGTTTCGTATAAAATCCCATTTAAGGCTGGGGAAGTAGACAAGGCATTTAATGAGGCTGATAAGATAGTAAAAGTTGAGGCAATAAATGAGAGGCTCATTCCTAATCCAATGGAACCTAGGGGAATAATCTCCAGATATGAGGCAGGCACGTTAACGATATGGTACTCGACTCAAGTTCCTCATTATATGCGTTTAGAATTCTCCAGAATATTCGGTATACCGGAGAGCAAAATAAGAGTCTCAATGCCAGATGTAGGTGGAGCTTTCGGAAGTAAAGTTCATCTCATGCCCGAGGAACTAGCAGTTGTAGCATCATCCATTATTTTAGGAAGACCAGTTAGATGGACAGCGACAAGAACTGAAGAAATGCTAGCAAGTGAGGCAAGGCATAATGTTTTCACTGGAGACGTTGCAGTCAAAAAGGATGGTACTATTTTAGGTATTAAGGGTAAATTACTACTTGATCTAGGAGCCTACATGACTGTTACTGCTGGTATTCAACCGTTAATTATACCAATGATGATTCCTGGTCCCTATAAGATACGTAATCTAGATATAGAAAGCGTTGCCGTCTACACTAATACACCACCTATTACAATGTATAGAGGAGCGAGTAGACCTGAGGCAACTTACATAATTGAAAGAATAATGAGCACAGTAGCTGATGAGTTGGGCTTAGACGACGTTACCATTAGAGAGAGAAATCTAGTTACTGAATTACCATATACAAATCCGTTTGGATTAAGATATGATAGTGGAGATTATGTTGGGTTGTTGAAAGAAGGTGTGAAGAGATTGGGCTATTACGAGCTAAAGAAATGGGCTGAAGAAGAGAGAAGAAAAGGACATAGAGTAGGAGTAGGACTAGCATACTATTTAGAAATATGCAGTTTTGGGCCATGGGAGTATGCCGAAATTAGAGTAGATGAAAGAGGTGATATTTTAGTTATTACTGGAACTACTCCACATGGACAAGGAACTGAAACCGCAATAGCTCAGATAATTGCTGATGCTTTTCAAGTAGATATAAGTAGAGTTAGAGTCATATGGGGAGATACTGACGTTGTTGCGGCAAGCATGGGTACCTATGGTTCTAGATCAGTAACTATAGGAGGTTCAGCAGCCATAAAAGCTGCAGAGAAGATTTTAGATAAAATGAAGAGAATTGCTGCATCAACATGGAATGTGGATGTTCAAGAAGTTCAATATGAGAAGGGGGAGTTTAAATTAAGAAGCGATCCAAGTAAGAGAATGAGTTGGGACGATGTAGCAAATGTAGCCTATAGAAGTCATGATCCAGGATTAGTAGAGAAGGTAATATACGAAAATGACGTAACGTTCCCATACGGAGTTCATATAGCAGTTGTTGAAGTAGATGATACTGGTATTGCAAAAGTATTAGAGTACAGAGCTTATGATGACATTGGGAAAGTTATAAATCCGGCTTTAGCAGAAGCCCAAATTCACGGTGGAGGAGTGCAAGCAGTAGGGCAAGCGTTGTATGAACAAGCTTTACTTAATGAGAATGGGCAATTAATTGTAACCTATGCAGATTACTATGTGCCTACTACTGTGGAGGCGCCAAAATTCACCTCAATATTTGCTGAACAGTATCATCCATCAAACTATCCTACTGGAAGTAAAGGTGTAGGAGAGGCTGCATTAATAGTAGGACCAGCAGTTATAATTAGGGCATTAGAAGACGCGGTCGGAGCAAGATTTAATAAAACCCCAACCACGCCAGAGGAAATCCTAAAGGCAATTATGTCTAAAAAGTAA
- a CDS encoding DUF2173 family protein, translating into MLDNIPGVLAVYRFQDGKLIKIQGQDLLVDLDKLSNILIENMRIGENEARELKFLEPFRGFAMILDDIGMVFVDDYLIFTNAKKTNWDLLVKSVLKGLVMQNG; encoded by the coding sequence ATGTTAGATAATATACCAGGAGTTTTAGCTGTATATCGATTTCAAGATGGTAAGCTAATCAAGATTCAAGGGCAAGACCTTTTAGTGGATTTAGATAAATTAAGTAATATATTAATCGAAAATATGAGAATAGGAGAAAATGAGGCAAGGGAATTAAAATTCCTAGAACCCTTTAGAGGATTTGCAATGATATTGGATGATATTGGTATGGTGTTTGTAGATGATTATCTGATTTTTACGAATGCTAAGAAAACTAATTGGGATTTATTAGTAAAAAGCGTTTTAAAGGGGTTGGTGATGCAAAATGGCTGA
- a CDS encoding rubrerythrin family protein, translating to MKELKGTKTAENLKHAFCGEAMANRRYLYFAKRADEEGYPEIAGLLRSIAEGETAHAFGHLDFIRQGGIGDPATDKPIGTLEQMLESAVAGETYEWTQMYPGYAKVAREEGFNEIAEWFETLARAEKSHAEKFTAVLNQLKGGK from the coding sequence ATGAAAGAACTAAAAGGAACTAAAACAGCGGAGAACTTAAAGCACGCATTCTGTGGAGAAGCAATGGCAAATAGAAGATACTTATATTTCGCTAAGAGGGCTGACGAAGAAGGATATCCAGAAATAGCTGGATTATTGAGAAGTATAGCAGAAGGTGAAACAGCACACGCTTTTGGACATTTAGACTTCATAAGGCAAGGAGGTATAGGTGATCCCGCTACTGACAAACCAATTGGGACTTTAGAGCAAATGCTGGAGTCAGCTGTAGCTGGAGAAACATATGAGTGGACACAAATGTATCCTGGCTATGCTAAAGTAGCTAGGGAAGAAGGATTTAATGAGATTGCGGAATGGTTCGAAACATTAGCAAGAGCAGAAAAGAGCCACGCAGAGAAATTTACAGCTGTACTTAATCAGTTAAAGGGAGGCAAGTAA
- a CDS encoding heterodisulfide reductase-related iron-sulfur binding cluster: protein MYSLNPSNPSFFNSDKLLSEFIRQASVCHGCRLCFNYCDSFPTLFNYTDKKGPKNLTLDDLFDVASKCFHCKMCYVNCPYVPPHEFNMDFPSLMEWAWLYYKKKRGLAIRDFIFEMLDGVKFARPLAKVIMEKNKELLGIHREAPTLPVAEKGLREKAKPKHIDNPKAKVALFPTCLVENFFPEIGEDLIEVYNELGIEVIIPNFVCCGAPMLDSGDVDRLKKNAEYNVKLIEDLVKKGYDVVSPIPTCTLMIREYKRILDRDVPKVYDAMEYLLKLKNEGKIELKGKIDRNIYYHPPCHLKYLQVGLPGVRLLRSMGGKVDISNNGCSGIDGGWGLRNYETAKRVGSKMMESFKQSKADVFSTECPLAGLQIEKASNRKPLHPIQLLKEAMKNG from the coding sequence ATGTATTCTTTAAATCCAAGTAATCCCTCTTTTTTTAATTCTGACAAGTTATTATCGGAGTTTATAAGACAAGCGAGCGTGTGTCATGGCTGTAGACTATGTTTTAATTATTGTGATTCTTTCCCTACATTATTTAATTACACCGATAAAAAAGGTCCTAAAAATTTAACATTAGACGATCTATTTGATGTAGCCTCTAAATGTTTTCACTGTAAGATGTGTTACGTAAACTGCCCATATGTGCCTCCTCATGAGTTTAACATGGATTTTCCAAGCTTAATGGAATGGGCATGGCTATATTATAAGAAAAAAAGAGGATTAGCAATAAGGGATTTTATCTTTGAAATGTTAGATGGCGTTAAGTTCGCTAGGCCCTTAGCAAAGGTGATAATGGAAAAAAATAAGGAATTGTTGGGTATTCATAGAGAAGCTCCAACATTACCAGTTGCGGAAAAAGGATTAAGAGAAAAAGCAAAGCCTAAACATATAGATAATCCTAAGGCCAAAGTAGCTTTATTTCCCACATGCTTAGTTGAGAACTTCTTCCCAGAGATAGGAGAAGATTTAATAGAAGTATATAACGAGTTAGGCATAGAGGTAATAATACCCAATTTTGTATGTTGTGGTGCCCCGATGTTGGATTCCGGTGATGTTGATAGACTTAAGAAAAATGCTGAATATAATGTAAAGCTGATAGAGGACTTAGTTAAAAAAGGATATGATGTAGTATCTCCAATACCTACTTGCACATTGATGATCAGAGAGTATAAGAGAATTCTTGACAGAGATGTTCCCAAGGTTTATGACGCGATGGAGTACTTACTGAAGTTGAAGAACGAAGGCAAGATAGAGCTAAAGGGTAAGATTGATAGGAACATATATTATCATCCTCCATGTCACCTTAAATATTTACAAGTGGGCTTGCCTGGTGTTAGACTACTAAGATCGATGGGAGGAAAAGTTGATATTTCAAATAATGGCTGTTCTGGAATAGATGGGGGTTGGGGGTTAAGAAACTACGAAACAGCTAAGAGGGTAGGGAGTAAGATGATGGAATCCTTTAAGCAAAGTAAAGCTGATGTTTTTTCAACTGAATGTCCACTAGCAGGTCTTCAGATAGAGAAGGCCTCAAATAGAAAACCGTTACATCCTATTCAACTGTTAAAGGAGGCGATGAAAAATGGTTAA
- a CDS encoding DUF3501 family protein: MVKITLDDILPWQTYEKVRMDRIRRIIEIKNKRRIELGDRLSLLFENRDTVLQQIQEMVYLDKMEKKEDILREIRIYSTLLPCDGKIKASLYIHSYDFKDLDWVYDHLKGIYNSVFLKVGNKLIQGIPEAGREQGREFATVQYLTFDLEGERSTDIEVHVLHENYRYSTKLDKSLAEELIKEAYDVCEQV, encoded by the coding sequence ATGGTTAAAATAACACTAGATGATATTCTACCTTGGCAAACTTATGAGAAAGTAAGAATGGATCGAATAAGAAGAATTATTGAAATAAAAAATAAGAGGAGAATTGAACTAGGAGATAGGTTAAGTCTATTGTTTGAAAATAGGGATACGGTGCTTCAGCAGATTCAAGAAATGGTGTATTTAGATAAGATGGAAAAGAAAGAAGATATATTAAGAGAAATAAGAATATATTCAACATTACTTCCGTGTGATGGCAAAATAAAAGCATCTCTATATATCCATTCTTATGACTTTAAAGATCTTGATTGGGTTTATGATCACTTAAAGGGGATATATAACTCGGTATTCTTAAAGGTAGGGAATAAACTAATTCAAGGTATACCAGAAGCTGGTAGGGAACAAGGGAGAGAGTTCGCTACAGTTCAATATTTAACCTTTGATCTAGAGGGGGAAAGGAGTACGGATATTGAGGTTCACGTTCTGCATGAGAATTATAGGTATTCAACAAAATTAGATAAGAGTTTAGCAGAAGAGCTAATTAAAGAAGCTTATGATGTGTGTGAGCAAGTCTAA
- a CDS encoding DUF4898 domain-containing protein, producing MLTNSTDAESIEEFILSVARSRGIFNLKAYSIGIVSDYQKFFNLVLPKDVCDIFVVLSISRDDISSIIKGDLNKVRPTASVTLMYSNKLKKDKIVIGYAKAIKNTESNAIDETDRNKLSSKLLEPLKLKIHPDLYSLGITY from the coding sequence ATGCTAACTAATTCTACTGATGCAGAAAGTATTGAGGAGTTCATTTTATCCGTCGCGAGATCTAGAGGAATCTTTAATCTCAAGGCTTACAGTATAGGCATAGTCTCAGACTATCAGAAATTCTTTAATCTCGTTCTGCCTAAGGATGTATGCGATATTTTTGTTGTTTTGTCAATTAGTAGAGATGATATATCTAGTATCATCAAAGGTGATTTAAATAAGGTAAGACCTACTGCTTCGGTAACATTAATGTATAGTAACAAGTTAAAAAAGGATAAGATAGTTATAGGTTATGCAAAGGCGATCAAGAATACTGAAAGTAATGCCATTGATGAAACAGATAGAAATAAGCTTTCTAGTAAGCTCCTAGAGCCTCTAAAGTTAAAAATTCATCCAGATCTATACTCTCTCGGTATAACATACTGA
- a CDS encoding ABC transporter permease — translation MGISGKLYSFLYLRGFKVWVSYRTQTVLTILGWVLPVFTYYFTGTSLGNKLVTEVGVSNYTAFFTVGLAFQGYVSSVISTISQRLRNEQLYGTIEYYVISRTGTFGFLLYSALWGLVLNTINAIVILSIGIALNVDYHVNVISVIVILVLLIFSTLGIGMIAGAVTMITKQGNPISFFFNTFTNLLGGTVFPITVLPIYVRYISYGIPLTWALSALRGALLNGSSISNLLQYVIVLVIFNLILIPLGVFSYNYAFKKARERGTLGEY, via the coding sequence ATGGGAATAAGTGGCAAATTATACTCTTTCCTATACTTAAGGGGATTTAAAGTATGGGTATCGTACAGAACACAAACAGTATTAACAATATTAGGCTGGGTGCTTCCAGTATTTACCTATTACTTTACTGGAACATCATTAGGAAATAAATTAGTAACCGAGGTTGGTGTCAGTAATTATACTGCATTTTTCACAGTTGGATTAGCTTTTCAAGGATACGTCTCTTCAGTTATTTCAACTATAAGCCAGAGATTACGTAATGAACAATTGTACGGAACCATAGAATATTACGTGATATCTAGGACTGGAACTTTTGGATTTCTATTATACTCTGCACTATGGGGATTAGTTCTAAACACAATAAATGCTATTGTAATACTCTCTATAGGAATTGCATTAAATGTAGACTATCACGTCAATGTAATTAGTGTGATTGTGATCTTAGTATTATTAATATTTTCCACATTAGGCATAGGAATGATTGCAGGTGCAGTTACAATGATAACAAAGCAAGGAAATCCTATTTCGTTCTTCTTTAACACGTTTACTAACCTACTTGGTGGGACTGTATTCCCCATAACAGTGTTACCCATTTATGTTAGATACATAAGTTATGGAATACCACTAACATGGGCATTAAGCGCACTAAGGGGCGCGCTTCTAAATGGCTCATCTATAAGTAATCTTCTTCAATATGTCATAGTATTGGTTATATTCAATTTAATACTAATACCATTAGGCGTATTCTCATACAACTATGCGTTCAAAAAAGCAAGAGAAAGGGGAACATTAGGGGAATATTAA
- a CDS encoding ABC transporter ATP-binding protein: MSIKTDNLSKTFRIRDKEIKAVDSVTFEIDKNTIGALVGPNGAGKTTLIKMLSTLIIPTSGDAYVNGYSIIKDEKKVKESIGLVTVSERLFYYRLTALENLVFFASLQNMSLSEARKRAKELLELVGLGEWANIPYMKFSTGMQRKLALARALITDPPVLLLDEPTLGLDPLSARMFRDLVRRIGRDKTILLTSHYMKDIEELTEKIILLKKGKVIAEGNKDDLKNYLGRVVEVEVNDYPLTLGKYVIETSTNYYVLRVPEKELDELRDYKIIKEEEPSLEDVYIFLVGDVEDSAKLESVRRGGWWRRWE; this comes from the coding sequence ATGAGCATAAAAACGGACAATTTATCGAAGACTTTTAGAATAAGGGACAAGGAGATAAAGGCTGTAGATAGTGTGACTTTCGAAATAGACAAAAACACGATAGGAGCATTAGTGGGACCTAATGGTGCTGGGAAAACAACGTTGATAAAAATGCTTTCAACGCTTATAATACCCACTTCTGGAGATGCGTATGTTAACGGTTATAGTATAATAAAAGATGAAAAGAAAGTAAAGGAATCTATAGGTTTAGTCACCGTAAGCGAAAGGCTATTCTATTATAGATTAACTGCTTTGGAAAATCTAGTGTTCTTTGCGAGCTTACAAAATATGTCTTTATCTGAGGCTAGGAAAAGGGCAAAAGAATTACTGGAATTAGTTGGATTAGGAGAGTGGGCAAATATACCCTACATGAAGTTTAGTACTGGAATGCAAAGAAAACTCGCATTAGCTAGAGCATTAATAACTGATCCACCTGTTTTATTATTGGATGAACCAACATTAGGCTTAGATCCCCTTTCAGCTAGAATGTTTAGAGATTTAGTAAGAAGGATAGGAAGAGATAAGACTATTTTACTTACATCGCACTACATGAAGGATATTGAAGAGCTCACTGAAAAAATAATACTGTTAAAAAAGGGGAAAGTGATTGCAGAAGGAAATAAAGACGACTTGAAGAATTATTTAGGTAGAGTTGTGGAGGTTGAGGTAAATGATTATCCTTTAACGTTGGGTAAATATGTGATAGAGACTTCCACAAATTATTATGTTCTTAGGGTACCTGAAAAGGAGCTGGACGAATTAAGAGATTATAAAATTATTAAAGAAGAAGAACCCTCATTAGAAGATGTTTATATCTTTCTAGTAGGCGATGTGGAAGATTCTGCTAAATTAGAATCTGTAAGAAGAGGAGGATGGTGGAGAAGATGGGAATAA
- a CDS encoding cation-translocating P-type ATPase: MDKEEELKIEGMHCATCVLTVSKSLKSVNGVKEAEVNLATGSAKVILNGDVRLKELVKAVRKAGYDVATQRFIVKLNVNPEEIPKIVKKLENVRGVIDVQSNPGLGTVMIEYNPISTTPQEILKEAEIKGEILSKQHTEKDIIYKDLYDLLRRLLIGVVFTTLSYLFPTFSIIFSLPVQFYSGLRFHKGAYRALRNKTTNMDVLVSLSSNLLWFSSLFLLGKQTFFSDASLLITFILVGKTLEAYIKAKMSSDIRIEPYRATLKDGRIVSSNELKIGDIIIVRAGEKIPADGIVENGEGEVNESILTGEQKPVLKKKGDSVLAGGILVNGYLEIYVTRSWDRSYIMQVTEAVRGAYNTRVSIQNLVDKVSSIFVPVVISIGIATFLIWRFIMGFNTINALLFTVSVLAIACPCALGLATPMAILTSVHRALKRGIIIRDGSILEEIRNIDIAILDKTGTITKGEYSISEKIEFIENALQLASVAESRSLHPVAKALQKLGGKGEVEYFEEFPGRGVYAKVNGNDVIVGNRDFVKNNCDWDAKEDEGDILICINGKPGGVVSLKDEVKEEARKVIDYLRRKGIEVIIATGDNSKSVDQIGRELNVKVYKGMSPEDKAELIRSLKEKGHKVLFVGDGINDGLAIKEADIGIAISTGTDLAKSAGKVIISSLMDILVLFEEARLTVRKIKENLTWAFGYNSVLIPIAGGILYPHIVIPPEYAALAMGFSSVIVSLWSLIPF, translated from the coding sequence ATGGATAAAGAGGAGGAACTGAAGATTGAAGGCATGCATTGTGCAACGTGTGTATTAACGGTATCTAAATCATTAAAATCCGTTAATGGTGTAAAAGAAGCAGAGGTCAACTTAGCTACTGGAAGTGCTAAAGTAATTTTAAATGGAGACGTAAGATTAAAGGAACTGGTAAAAGCTGTAAGGAAAGCTGGGTATGATGTAGCCACACAAAGATTTATTGTAAAATTAAATGTGAATCCAGAGGAGATACCTAAAATAGTCAAAAAACTGGAGAACGTAAGAGGAGTTATAGATGTTCAGTCAAACCCTGGTTTAGGGACTGTGATGATTGAATACAATCCAATATCAACTACCCCTCAAGAGATATTAAAAGAAGCAGAGATTAAGGGTGAGATTCTAAGTAAGCAACATACTGAAAAAGATATTATATACAAAGATTTGTATGACTTGTTGAGAAGACTCTTAATAGGCGTTGTATTTACTACCTTATCTTATCTCTTTCCAACTTTTTCAATTATTTTCTCACTTCCAGTCCAGTTTTATTCTGGGCTTAGATTTCACAAAGGAGCATATAGGGCTCTGAGAAATAAAACTACAAATATGGATGTACTTGTATCTTTATCCTCTAATTTACTTTGGTTTTCAAGTCTTTTTCTTTTAGGGAAACAAACGTTCTTTTCTGACGCGTCGTTATTGATTACCTTTATACTAGTAGGGAAAACATTAGAAGCTTATATTAAAGCTAAAATGAGTTCAGACATACGTATAGAACCTTATAGAGCTACATTAAAAGATGGGAGGATTGTGAGCTCTAATGAACTAAAAATTGGGGATATTATAATTGTAAGGGCTGGAGAAAAAATACCTGCTGATGGAATAGTTGAGAATGGAGAAGGTGAGGTAAATGAGTCAATCTTAACTGGAGAGCAAAAGCCAGTATTAAAGAAAAAAGGTGATAGCGTGTTAGCCGGAGGAATTCTAGTAAATGGATACTTGGAAATATATGTGACTAGGAGTTGGGATAGGAGCTACATAATGCAAGTAACTGAAGCTGTTAGAGGAGCTTATAATACTAGAGTTTCAATTCAGAACTTAGTAGATAAGGTTTCGAGCATATTTGTACCAGTAGTAATATCGATTGGAATAGCCACTTTCCTAATCTGGAGATTTATAATGGGTTTTAATACCATAAATGCATTACTTTTCACTGTATCTGTATTAGCCATAGCTTGCCCCTGTGCTTTAGGTTTAGCAACTCCAATGGCGATACTAACTAGTGTGCATAGAGCGTTAAAAAGGGGAATAATAATAAGAGATGGTAGCATCTTAGAGGAGATAAGAAATATTGACATAGCAATATTAGATAAAACCGGGACTATAACTAAAGGAGAATACTCGATATCTGAAAAGATAGAATTCATAGAAAACGCATTACAATTAGCCTCTGTTGCGGAAAGCAGAAGTCTACATCCAGTTGCTAAAGCGCTACAAAAGCTAGGAGGAAAAGGTGAAGTTGAGTATTTTGAAGAATTTCCTGGAAGAGGAGTATATGCTAAAGTTAATGGAAACGACGTAATAGTTGGAAATAGGGATTTCGTTAAAAATAATTGTGATTGGGATGCAAAAGAGGATGAAGGGGACATATTGATATGCATCAATGGAAAACCAGGAGGGGTTGTGAGTTTAAAAGATGAGGTTAAAGAGGAGGCGAGAAAGGTAATAGACTATCTTAGGAGAAAAGGAATTGAAGTAATTATAGCCACTGGAGACAATAGTAAAAGTGTAGATCAAATAGGAAGAGAACTTAATGTTAAAGTGTATAAAGGTATGTCTCCAGAAGATAAGGCAGAATTGATAAGAAGTTTAAAAGAAAAAGGACACAAAGTTCTATTTGTTGGGGATGGAATTAACGATGGACTTGCAATCAAAGAAGCAGACATTGGCATTGCAATATCCACTGGTACTGATCTAGCTAAAAGTGCTGGTAAAGTTATAATATCGTCTCTTATGGACATATTAGTATTATTTGAAGAAGCTAGATTAACAGTTAGAAAAATTAAAGAGAATTTGACATGGGCATTTGGTTATAACTCCGTCTTAATACCAATTGCTGGTGGAATACTTTATCCTCATATAGTCATACCGCCAGAATATGCAGCGTTAGCTATGGGGTTTAGTAGCGTAATAGTAAGTTTGTGGTCACTAATTCCGTTTTAA
- a CDS encoding YHS domain-containing protein: protein MMIDPVCGMEVDERSPYKTMYKGKIYYFCSSNCLKEFQKKPEEYLRGGPKGMPHG, encoded by the coding sequence ATTATGATAGATCCAGTATGTGGAATGGAAGTAGATGAAAGGAGTCCTTATAAGACAATGTATAAAGGTAAAATTTACTATTTCTGCTCTTCTAATTGCCTTAAGGAATTCCAGAAAAAACCAGAAGAATATTTGAGAGGTGGACCTAAGGGAATGCCACATGGATAA
- a CDS encoding TRASH domain-containing protein, whose product MEKLSDLEFRALEILRNDSRISVTELAKQLNISRSTATNILKSLKRKGVKFTIKFQNEPFIAFVISESCNSEECYKLLEGRFMNVVRANTLESLENVLENIRGKELVFIGKSSFVVKCDYCGKEIYDSPLIYKIGRKTYYACCSSCLTELKKKFARKNVINSE is encoded by the coding sequence ATGGAAAAGCTTTCTGATCTAGAGTTTAGGGCATTAGAGATCTTGAGAAATGATTCCAGAATAAGTGTAACGGAATTAGCAAAGCAGTTAAACATCAGCAGAAGTACCGCTACAAACATTTTAAAAAGCCTCAAAAGGAAAGGTGTAAAATTCACTATAAAATTTCAGAATGAACCTTTTATAGCGTTTGTTATTTCCGAATCTTGCAATAGCGAGGAATGCTATAAGCTACTCGAAGGTAGATTCATGAATGTAGTAAGAGCTAATACACTAGAGAGCCTAGAAAACGTACTAGAAAACATCAGGGGAAAGGAACTAGTATTCATAGGAAAAAGTAGCTTTGTAGTTAAATGCGACTATTGCGGAAAAGAGATCTATGACAGTCCATTAATATACAAAATAGGAAGAAAAACTTACTATGCTTGCTGTAGTTCATGTTTGACCGAGTTAAAGAAAAAATTTGCACGTAAAAATGTTATTAACTCAGAGTAG
- the sepP gene encoding undecaprenyl-diphosphatase SepP, whose protein sequence is MKWQYIIAIYALYVIISIITKIVGEGNFPGNIYLFYLINHSQFSPLNPVMIFFSKYGREYIWIPVTAIFFIVGGKYRRTSLILVGGFIIAIILGEISKYVMAQPRPFLILHNVNLLVSEPTDYSYPSGHALIVSVGAIIVLMTLPYYVSIPLFIEALIVSYSRVYIGVHWPLDVFAGWILGIAIALTAINLEKFITNVYNRVVNVVVNNNSKRTNLKRRSE, encoded by the coding sequence ATGAAATGGCAATACATAATTGCAATCTATGCATTGTATGTAATAATTTCCATTATAACTAAAATCGTAGGAGAAGGTAATTTTCCAGGAAATATATATTTATTTTACTTAATTAACCATTCACAATTTTCACCGCTAAATCCAGTAATGATATTCTTCAGCAAGTACGGAAGAGAATACATTTGGATACCAGTCACTGCTATATTCTTTATCGTAGGAGGAAAATATAGGAGAACTTCTTTAATACTAGTTGGAGGATTTATAATAGCCATAATTTTAGGAGAGATCTCAAAATATGTAATGGCTCAGCCAAGACCATTTCTAATACTGCATAATGTTAACCTACTGGTATCTGAGCCTACTGACTATTCTTATCCTTCGGGACATGCGTTAATAGTAAGTGTAGGTGCAATTATAGTGCTCATGACATTACCGTATTATGTTTCAATTCCATTATTCATAGAAGCGTTAATAGTAAGTTATTCAAGAGTTTACATAGGAGTCCATTGGCCGTTGGACGTATTTGCGGGATGGATATTGGGAATTGCGATCGCATTAACAGCTATAAACCTAGAGAAATTCATCACAAATGTTTATAATAGAGTTGTAAATGTTGTAGTAAATAACAATAGCAAGAGAACAAATTTAAAACGTAGGAGTGAATAA